The DNA segment ACGCTGAAAATTGGTTGGGCACAGATGATGCTTCAACTATTCCACTTAAAAAGGTGGATGACACAGTTTCAGCAAATATTAGTGTTGCTGCATTGCCAACTGAGGATAATGTAATTCACCAGTCAAAGGTAAAATATTGTACATAGATTTcgattaatattattttgtttttatgttgttaATTTTCCCAGGTTACTGCATCTGCTCAGACTGGCTATGAGGCACCTGATTGCAGTTTTGACGCTGCCAAAGTAACAACAGATCCCCATTGTTTGGAATGCAAGATGAACTATAGAGATCCAAATACATCGGATCTAGTGATGTATTTGCATGCATGGAAATACAAAGTTAGTTATacttatatactttatacttaaAGAATCAAGctcatattttctttatttcacaGGGTATTGGCTGGGAGTATACCACAGAACTTCCGAGCTGGGCTACTATGGacgaaaataatttgatattgaACTTGAGgaacaaaaattgttaaatgcacatagacatacatacatatgtatatacacatattatattattatatttgtaataagcACATGCCTGGTTGATCCTGAAATATGAGAAAGGattacaaatatgaaatgtaaaatataaagatCATGTAATGTGACCCGACAATATGACAACATTATCTTATTTGAGAgcatttttaaatgtgtttttgtcaattttaaaaccaacaaaatgcTTTGAagatctatttatttatagaatattttataGCGGGTATTATTCTAGATATATGACAAAAGTACGAATTTCCATGGGACTTAACTCGATCAAATATTTGGCGCGGTCATTTGCTGGTACATATGCTTTATTAGCGCTTTTCCTTTCGTCTTGGGTAGTGCGTTCTCTGTGCATAGTAAAATGTCTATTGTTAGCACTGCGTCTAATGCGATTGCTTTCGGCTCCCAATTCTCCGGTTTCCAAGgcttcatttgaatatttgacGCCCAGTAGAGGTTTAGCTGCATCCAGTAGGTGTACCCTATTAGATTGCTTCTTAAATACGCCATATGCGTTATAGCTCTCATCTTCTGGATCAGGTACAAACTCGAAGCGTCGGTGCTCGTCTAGCCACGCATTTCCATCTAATGTTGTTTCCCTCATATCAACAATTTTGAAGCCACCGAGTACATCCTTGACATTGAACTGCACATACTTGGAGTAGTTAGAATCCTCATCTTTTTCAAGAATATGCTCAAATCGAACAAGTAGTTCGTTATCGTGCCACGGCTCCAAGGTTAGCAGATGCGCTGATTTTGGGAGGGTTGATGAAATTCCAGTATACTgtagaaaaaattatagatgCAATATACTGTTTTCTGTTATTCGTAAAATCAACTGTACTTACCGAGTTGGTAAACTCACTGAGCCACTGTTGTTGGGTGTATTCCTTCATATTGCTGAAAAATTTCCATGATGGCAACAAGGTCTCCAACTGCACCAAACGCTCCATCGCTTTGAGGGATATATCCTCGCGCATCAAAGATGCACCAATAAACAAATGGTTCTTGCCCCTGGCAATCAGTCCGATACCATATTCAGTTTCGTTGAGGGCTTCGCCAACACCAAATGCATCGTCGTGCAACAGACGACGGTGAACCATTAACTCCAAGGCACCGTCTTGCATGGAGCTACCTCCTTGTGCCCTATCGGTTAGGATCGCCATACGTGCCGTTGAGTCCTCTAGAGCGATTTTCGTTGTCACTGGATAATAGTTGCCCGAGACGCTTTCATGAAGCTTTAGATTCCAAGTATCACGATGATCTCGTTGGCGTTTTATCATTTCTCGGCCTATGGGATACATTATTTATCGAATTTAAGTACAGTTTCAAAAATTATTGGAAATATGGCTTACCATTGGAATCGGTATAGAAAATGCCTTCTGATTTAATATCCGAATTGAAACGAGTAATAATCTCCTTTCCGTTACCATCTTCAATGGGAATTGGGCCCACCAACCACTCGAACTCGGCATAGTTTCTTCCGTTATAGATGCGTACCACTTGACTAATCCAATCATTGAATTTCTGATGCACCTCGTGTACCAAGGAACCCTTATACACATCAATGGAAACGTGGTCTGTGGCGAAATGTAATTTGCCCTCCTTGGGGCGGAAGATGTAAGCGCCAGATGAACGATTTAGATACTCCTTATTGTTTCCAATTTCCCCTTCATAGTACAGAAATTCCTGGGAAATCATTCTTGTCATGCCATCGGCCGACGCTTGTGAAAGAAAACCGTTCGTATCAAAAGTTAAATTGAAGTTCTATAATGAAATTGGGcatttgattattatgattaGTTGAGAATTGAATACGCATTGGATATTATTCATTACCTTGTCTCCAATCACGGTGTAACTCGTTGATTTCTTTGGTAAAGATTTGGGTTTCTTATGAGCTGTGTCATCAGATTTCTCAATAAAATATGTCTTAAATCCAACCGCTGGTAAATTTGAGGCCAAGAACACAAGCTCATAAGTGGCACTAGAATTTCTTTGCTTGATTGACAGCACAGGTGCAGGTATTGGAACCACTTGGGTTGGCAAACTTTTACCTAGATGTGGACCGATACGAGTTATTCATTATATCTCATAATACGCAATGTATTATAAATCCTTACCAGAGGAATCTGTTACGACATAATTGTAATCGAGCACAGGTATTCTCACGAATTCATTGGTACGATGAGCCAAAGGATTATAGAGTGTTAAAGCAAATCGGGAGCTGGACTCGGATGTGCTACAACTAGTTATATTCAGAAGCGAGCAAGTTTTTAGTTCCAATGGATAATTTGTAGATGTCTCCTGACTGGATCCCTTTGACAGTTGATTTAAAACAGATCTGATATTGGTGGAACAAGCACGGAAGGCAACACTTAATCGTTTTGCATAATCCAGAGCAACCTTTTCCTTCTCTGTTCCAGTAACCGCATCGTGGTGCTGCATTATTCCCATCGTTTCACgcataaaattcaaatgtgGATCGAACTCTGCCGATTGCTGTGGGGCAAGAGCACTAAGCTGCTTGCAGACCTGTAGGAAATGATTGCCGTCTCTCTCGAAACGCTTCAGAGTTGGTCGCGAGGTGAAGTAACCGGTCCAGTAAGCATGTGGATCGGATGCGTATGGGAAGAAGTCGTCGCTCTTTGTAGGCCACGAAATGCCAGCATCATGCAGGGATTTCAAGTAACACGATGGCGTTGAATACAACAGGTTTATTTTCGAGCCATTGGCCTGGCGTTCATTGGCATACCTTAAGAGGGATGGGACATAG comes from the Drosophila sulfurigaster albostrigata strain 15112-1811.04 chromosome 2L, ASM2355843v2, whole genome shotgun sequence genome and includes:
- the LOC133840245 gene encoding lysosomal alpha-mannosidase isoform X1; protein product: MSKRIGIWLTLLYVLSFTHNVELRHIKGAPKSDPEPQCGYQSCHPTKPNMLNVHLIAHTHDDVGWLKTVDQYYYGSETQIQKAGVQYIIDSVVESLLRDPEKRFIYVESAFFFQWWKEQTEELQDKVKMLVNEGRLEFIGGAWSMNDEATTHYQSVIDQFAWGLRLLNDTFGECGRPKIGWQIDPFGHSREMASMFAQMGFDGMFFGRLDYQDKDERLMTQNAEMIWHGSENLGEKADLFSGALYNNYQAPDGFCFDILCSDQPIIDGKHSPDNNVKEKVDEFLEYAKTQSTYYRTNNIIITMGGDFTYQAAQVYYKNLDKLIRYANERQANGSKINLLYSTPSCYLKSLHDAGISWPTKSDDFFPYASDPHAYWTGYFTSRPTLKRFERDGNHFLQVCKQLSALAPQQSAEFDPHLNFMRETMGIMQHHDAVTGTEKEKVALDYAKRLSVAFRACSTNIRSVLNQLSKGSSQETSTNYPLELKTCSLLNITSCSTSESSSRFALTLYNPLAHRTNEFVRIPVLDYNYVVTDSSGKSLPTQVVPIPAPVLSIKQRNSSATYELVFLASNLPAVGFKTYFIEKSDDTAHKKPKSLPKKSTSYTVIGDKNFNLTFDTNGFLSQASADGMTRMISQEFLYYEGEIGNNKEYLNRSSGAYIFRPKEGKLHFATDHVSIDVYKGSLVHEVHQKFNDWISQVVRIYNGRNYAEFEWLVGPIPIEDGNGKEIITRFNSDIKSEGIFYTDSNGREMIKRQRDHRDTWNLKLHESVSGNYYPVTTKIALEDSTARMAILTDRAQGGSSMQDGALELMVHRRLLHDDAFGVGEALNETEYGIGLIARGKNHLFIGASLMREDISLKAMERLVQLETLLPSWKFFSNMKEYTQQQWLSEFTNSYTGISSTLPKSAHLLTLEPWHDNELLVRFEHILEKDEDSNYSKYVQFNVKDVLGGFKIVDMRETTLDGNAWLDEHRRFEFVPDPEDESYNAYGVFKKQSNRVHLLDAAKPLLGVKYSNEALETGELGAESNRIRRSANNRHFTMHRERTTQDERKSANKAYVPANDRAKYLIELSPMEIRTFVIYLE
- the LOC133840245 gene encoding lysosomal alpha-mannosidase isoform X2; translation: MSKRIGIWLTLLYVLSFTHNVELRHIKGAPKSDPEPQCGYQSCHPTKPNMLNVHLIAHTHDDVGWLKTVDQYYYGSETQIQKAGVQYIIDSVVESLLRDPEKRFIYVESAFFFQWWKEQTEELQDKVKMLVNEGRLEFIGGAWSMNDEATTHYQSVIDQFAWGLRLLNDTFGECGRPKIGWQIDPFGHSREMASMFAQMGFDGMFFGRLDYQDKDERLMTQNAEMIWHGSENLGEKADLFSGALYNNYQAPDGFCFDILCSDQPIIDGKHSPDNNVKEKIDAFFEFVTKMAEGYRTNNVLITMGEDFHYQNADMWYKNLDKLIKYANERQANGSKINLLYSTPSCYLKSLHDAGISWPTKSDDFFPYASDPHAYWTGYFTSRPTLKRFERDGNHFLQVCKQLSALAPQQSAEFDPHLNFMRETMGIMQHHDAVTGTEKEKVALDYAKRLSVAFRACSTNIRSVLNQLSKGSSQETSTNYPLELKTCSLLNITSCSTSESSSRFALTLYNPLAHRTNEFVRIPVLDYNYVVTDSSGKSLPTQVVPIPAPVLSIKQRNSSATYELVFLASNLPAVGFKTYFIEKSDDTAHKKPKSLPKKSTSYTVIGDKNFNLTFDTNGFLSQASADGMTRMISQEFLYYEGEIGNNKEYLNRSSGAYIFRPKEGKLHFATDHVSIDVYKGSLVHEVHQKFNDWISQVVRIYNGRNYAEFEWLVGPIPIEDGNGKEIITRFNSDIKSEGIFYTDSNGREMIKRQRDHRDTWNLKLHESVSGNYYPVTTKIALEDSTARMAILTDRAQGGSSMQDGALELMVHRRLLHDDAFGVGEALNETEYGIGLIARGKNHLFIGASLMREDISLKAMERLVQLETLLPSWKFFSNMKEYTQQQWLSEFTNSYTGISSTLPKSAHLLTLEPWHDNELLVRFEHILEKDEDSNYSKYVQFNVKDVLGGFKIVDMRETTLDGNAWLDEHRRFEFVPDPEDESYNAYGVFKKQSNRVHLLDAAKPLLGVKYSNEALETGELGAESNRIRRSANNRHFTMHRERTTQDERKSANKAYVPANDRAKYLIELSPMEIRTFVIYLE
- the LOC133840245 gene encoding lysosomal alpha-mannosidase isoform X3; translation: MVPKIWGRKLIYSLGLYITIIKHRTDSALIFCAPINPLSMVNIVQTIMSRRRYANERQANGSKINLLYSTPSCYLKSLHDAGISWPTKSDDFFPYASDPHAYWTGYFTSRPTLKRFERDGNHFLQVCKQLSALAPQQSAEFDPHLNFMRETMGIMQHHDAVTGTEKEKVALDYAKRLSVAFRACSTNIRSVLNQLSKGSSQETSTNYPLELKTCSLLNITSCSTSESSSRFALTLYNPLAHRTNEFVRIPVLDYNYVVTDSSGKSLPTQVVPIPAPVLSIKQRNSSATYELVFLASNLPAVGFKTYFIEKSDDTAHKKPKSLPKKSTSYTVIGDKNFNLTFDTNGFLSQASADGMTRMISQEFLYYEGEIGNNKEYLNRSSGAYIFRPKEGKLHFATDHVSIDVYKGSLVHEVHQKFNDWISQVVRIYNGRNYAEFEWLVGPIPIEDGNGKEIITRFNSDIKSEGIFYTDSNGREMIKRQRDHRDTWNLKLHESVSGNYYPVTTKIALEDSTARMAILTDRAQGGSSMQDGALELMVHRRLLHDDAFGVGEALNETEYGIGLIARGKNHLFIGASLMREDISLKAMERLVQLETLLPSWKFFSNMKEYTQQQWLSEFTNSYTGISSTLPKSAHLLTLEPWHDNELLVRFEHILEKDEDSNYSKYVQFNVKDVLGGFKIVDMRETTLDGNAWLDEHRRFEFVPDPEDESYNAYGVFKKQSNRVHLLDAAKPLLGVKYSNEALETGELGAESNRIRRSANNRHFTMHRERTTQDERKSANKAYVPANDRAKYLIELSPMEIRTFVIYLE